In Synergistaceae bacterium, the sequence CGAGCAGAAGACTTTATTGTCAACCTCAGTGTATATCCCATTTGATGGACATTTTAGAGGTTTGTCGAGCCAAGTACTGGCGACCCCATCTTTATTTTGTAAAAATAGTGCGAGAGACATGGGATTTGACACTCCCGCCTTATAGAAACTGTAGGCTGTCAGAATTGATTCTCTGTTTGCCAAGCAGGACAGCATCTCTGATCTGTCTATCATTCTTTTATATCCGAATGAAAGAATGGCAACTAGAATGGCCACTACAATAAGTGCAGTGAGCATTTCTACCAAAGTATATGCAGCTTGTTTTGTATTTTTAAACATAAGCCCCCTCCTTTATATAAGGGATTCAATGTAATTATACAGTATTATTGTGAAAACAACTTGTGTAATTTGCATAATTCAAAGAGTTTGGCAAAGAACTGTCAAAAAAATATTTTTAGATTTATTAGATATTGTAAATGAATTGCTGTCATAGACGTTTTATTTAAAATCCAGCTTCATGTCTCCCTCTTTAATCAATCCCATTTTTCTCATGGCTTCCGCAATAAGCACTGTGGTCACTGCAGGCAGGAAAAAATGCATCAGTCCTATTTGGAAAAGAATCTGAGGACTGCTTCCCATTGCATCAATTGTTCCAAACTGTCCAACAAGCCCGCTTGTTCCCATGCCGGCACCTGATGGAATATTTGTCATTTTAAAAACCAGAGTTGAAATAGGCCCTAGAATAAAGCTTGCCAGTGTAGGGGGAACCCATATCAGGGGACGTCTAACGATGTTTGGCATCTGCAGCATAGAGGTCCCCAATCCCTGTGAGAGAAGCCCTGCAACTCCATTTTCCCTGTAGCTCATAACGGCAAAACCCACCATTTGAGTTGAACAGCCGACTGTTGCTGCTCCGGCAGCCAATCCCGATAAATTTAACGCAACAGCTATAGCGGCGCTTGAGATCGGAAGGGTAAGTATCATCCCCATGATTGTCGAAATAATTGCACCCATTGGGCCTGGTTGTAGCTCTGTTGCATTCATGATAAGCAGGCCAAGCCCATTCATCATGGCGCTGACAGAAGGTCCGGCGAGCTTCGCCACACCCATTCCGCCGATAATAGTCGTAGCCGGAGTGACAATTATGTCTATCTTCGTCTCTTTTGAAACAATTTTTCCCAATTCAGCCGCAACAATGGCGCTCAGAAAAGCGCCCACCGGCCCTCCCCAGAGGTTGCCGGCAAAACCTACAGCGGCACAAGAAAAGAGAACAATGGGCGGAGCCTGTAGAGCCTGCGCTATGGCAACTGCGATTGCAGGTCCGACCATAGAGCCTGCAAATGCTCCAAATTCCATCAGTATTGGGATATTAGCTTTTGAGCCAATAGTTTTTAAAATAAGCCCTGTTATTAAGGATGAAAAAAGACCGACACCCATAGCACCCAAGGCATCAACGAAGTAGCGTTTAAAAGAGAGCTCAATGTTTTTTCGTTTTAAAAATAATGAAATGCTGTTCATTGTCTTATCAGACACAATAAAAACTCCTTTTATTAACAATTAGTTATATAGTAGTTCATTCTAGTTTATTAAAAAACAACTTGCAATAGACGAGAGGCAATATTAAGAACGTTTCTTTATTATTATTAAGTTTATTTTTAAATTCTGAAAAATTCTGAAGATTATGTGATGTACGAAGATTTTATTCAGAAAGCGCCCTTAAAGAAGGCGGATAGCATTTTTTTTGCGACTAAAATATATTTTTTGTTACAAAAAGCAAGTTGACATTATGTTATAAGTGGAATAATATATCCACTATTCCGATTATAATATTTTGAAGTAGGTGAAGTTTATAGTGAATCCCATTGTAGGCTTACCGGAGCCTTTAATCCTAGGTCTTCACGCTCTTGGTTTTTTGGCGAAATCTCCCGATAGCTGTTTTACCACACAGCAGATAGCAACCGGGCTGAGAACTCCAGAACCACATCTTTCAAAAGTATTGCAGCGGATAAACAAAGGTAAAATCATTAAATCGCACAGAGGGCCCGGCGGCGGATATAAATTGGACTGCAACCCGGAAGAAACTCCACTGCGCGCTCTTTTTGAACTTTTGGGCAAACCTTTCGAGTCAAGAGGTTGTGGTCTTGACGGCTGTAAGGGGAGAAACTGTTTCATCGGAGATATGCTCGATGAACTCACAGCTGCTTTCACTAGATATTTGGAATCTCGCACTTTCGCCGATTTTATCAAATATTACGAAGGAGAAATTCCTGTATCTATTGAAATTTCCGTTATAACACCAAGTTTGGGTCAAAGCCACCCAAACTTCA encodes:
- a CDS encoding PTS sugar transporter subunit IIC, with product MNSISLFLKRKNIELSFKRYFVDALGAMGVGLFSSLITGLILKTIGSKANIPILMEFGAFAGSMVGPAIAVAIAQALQAPPIVLFSCAAVGFAGNLWGGPVGAFLSAIVAAELGKIVSKETKIDIIVTPATTIIGGMGVAKLAGPSVSAMMNGLGLLIMNATELQPGPMGAIISTIMGMILTLPISSAAIAVALNLSGLAAGAATVGCSTQMVGFAVMSYRENGVAGLLSQGLGTSMLQMPNIVRRPLIWVPPTLASFILGPISTLVFKMTNIPSGAGMGTSGLVGQFGTIDAMGSSPQILFQIGLMHFFLPAVTTVLIAEAMRKMGLIKEGDMKLDFK
- a CDS encoding Rrf2 family transcriptional regulator; the protein is MNPIVGLPEPLILGLHALGFLAKSPDSCFTTQQIATGLRTPEPHLSKVLQRINKGKIIKSHRGPGGGYKLDCNPEETPLRALFELLGKPFESRGCGLDGCKGRNCFIGDMLDELTAAFTRYLESRTFADFIKYYEGEIPVSIEISVITPSLGQSHPNF